DNA from Demetria terragena DSM 11295:
CATGACTGTCCTCATCGACCGCCCCATCTGGCCCGGCTGGGACACCCTGTGGTCCCACCTGGTGAGCGACTCCTCGCTTGAGGAGCTCCACGAAACGGCCCGCGCGATCGGCCTACCGGACCACCTGTTCGACCAGGATCACTACGACGTACCGATCAAGTTGTACGACCAGGCCATCGCCTGCGGCGCCGAGCCGGTCGAGGGGCGCGAACTGATTCGCCGCCTCATCGGCAGCGGCCTGCGCAAACGCTAGACGGCGGTCGCGTAGATCCCGACGTCGAAAAGCGTGTAATAGCCGTTGCCGGACGCGCGCTGAGTGCCGTGAACTCGCACGTATCGCCCGGTCCCGGACAGGCCGGTCAGGTAGTCGACTCCCCCGTTACCGGTACTGGTGGAGTACACGGTTGTCCATTTGGTTGCGTCGTCAGATACCTGCACGGTGTAGTTTTTCGCAGAAGAACCCCAGAGCAAGCTCGCGGAATGGATTTTCTGACGAGAACCGAGATCGATCTTTAGCCATTGTGGATCCGAAGCCTTACTGACCCAGCGGGTTGTCGGGTCGCCATCCGTCGCATACTTGGCCGGATAGTTGGCCGAATGAATCTGCGAGGCGGTGGTGGGTCTGCCGAGGGCAGCCGACCGTGGCGGATTGGACTGCAAAAAGTCGATAAACGCCTTCGTCGAACGGATGACTGGTTTCGCCTTCTTCCGACAGGTGGTGTCACAGGTGACTGAGCCCCACATCACCGCACCGTCGAAACCCATGCCCCGCGCCATTTCGAGTTGCGCTTCCCAGAACGTCGTGGGCAAAAAGTCCAACCACGTTCCCGCGGTGGTGCGCTTGGAGTATTGGGGCCAGAGGTACACATAGATCGGTAGCGTCGTCGAGATTCCGCGCGCAGTAGTCCATGCGGTCTTGAGCCGGGGCGTCCAGTCAACCAAGGCCGATCCGGTATACGCCGCCGGAAAGAGAGCCGTTCGACGATCCGCGGCGATCAGTTCGTGGTAATAGCGTCGATTCTCGGGCGTCGTGTGGGCCGCAAGGTTGTACCACCCGATTATTTTGGTCGGTTCGATCTCGCGCGCCCATGCTTGCAGGGTCTTGAGTCGGCCGAGGTTCGCCTGAGCATCCGTTCCGTTGAAGAACCAGCCTTCGCAGTCCAGGACGAGAGGCCCCGGACGGGTGCTGTACTTGCGAACGAGGCCCTGCCATACCGCCTTGGACGGCAAGACATCCCGCTCGTAATAGGGGCGACACTCGAAGTTAGGGACAAAACTCGTATAGAGTGCACCCTCGACGCCTCCCTCGACATAGTCACTGTTGTCAAGAACGGTGAACGAGGACGCGGGCGTTGCCGAGGCGTCGACGGATGGAACAAAGAGCGCAGCGGAAACGAGCATTGCCGTGAAAACACTCAGGATTCGCATGATCATGTCGAGCCTTCTTTCAAGTCGGCTCACATACTATTCCGCGAAGCACCTCATGTGGATCATACGCCGCGTCCGATTTTTCGGACCATCAGTTCGAAACCATTGCCCATTATTGTGAGATGCGTTCACGATCCGTCGTGCTGATCGAATCCAGGATCACGGCATTCTCGAAGGCGTGCTGGCGCCACGCGTCGTATCGGCCACTCGCGCCACCATGCCCGCCATCCATCTCCACCTTGAGCAAAACCGGTCGCGTCTGCGGATCACTGGTCACGGTGTCGCGCAACGCCTGGACCCACTTCGCCGGCTCGCCCACGAACACGCGCGTGTCATGCAGGCTGGTGGTCGCCAAAACGGTGGGATAGGGCACCGGTCGGACGTTCTCATACGGCGAGTAGGCGCGCATGCACGCATAGACATCGGGATCGGCGAGCGGGTTTCCCCACTCCTCCCACTCGGCGACGGTCAACGGCAACTCGGGCCGCAGGATCGTGTTGAGCGCATCTACGAAGGGCACGGCTGCGTGCACGACTCGGTACAGTTCTGGCGCCTCGTTAAGCGCCGCACCCATGAGGAGCCCACCGGCTGAACCGCCTTCAGCAGCAAGGCGATCCGGCCCGACCCAACCCTGGTCGATGAGAGCTCGCGAGCAGTCGACGAAATCGTGGAAGGTGTGTGGCTTCGCCAACAACTTGCCATCGTCGTACCAGCCCCTCCCCAGTTCGCCACCACCGCGAATATGTGCGACGGCAAAAACAACACCGCGGTCCAGCAACGACAATCGCGCAGCCGAGAAATAGGGATCCATGGAAATCTCATAGGCGCCATATCCATAGATGAGTCCTGGATGAGTTCCATCTGGTGCGATATCCGCACGCCGCACCAGCGACACCGGCACCTGTACGCCATCGCGCGACTCGACCCACAACCGTTCCTCGCGGTACTGCTCCGGACGGTAGCCCGGCACGTCACGACGGTGCAGCAGTGTCATCTCCCCAGTGCTGACATCGACCTCATAGGTCGACCTCGGGAGCACATAGGACTCGAGGACCACCCGCAACGAAGTGGCTTCGTATTCCAGGTTCGCGCCCAAGCCGAGGGTGTAGACGTCCGGCTCGACCGCCAACTGCGGACCCAGCGTGTAACCGTCAGCATTCCGGGCAAGCAACCGGAGGGTGGCCAGGCCGGCATGCCTCATCGAGACGGCGGCGAAGGTCGAGAATGCGCTGACGCCAAGGAGTCGGTCGCCCTCTTGAGTGGTCAGATCGACCGGCTGCCAGTTGCTTCGTCCCGGGCTCTCTAACGGCGCCCAGGCCAAGTCGAAATCGACGCGATCAGCGTTGTGCACCACGAGAATTCGGTCACCGTCGACCTCCACGCCGTAGTCCAGCCCAATGGTGCGTGGCTCAACAATCCACGGCTGCCCTGTCGGGTCATCCAGGTCGAGCAACCGCACTTCGGTCGTGGTCCGAGATTCGGTGTAGATCTCCAACCAGCGTTCGTCCGCTGACTGATCGATGCCGACATTGAACAGTTCGTCGGGTTCCGCAAGCACTCGTACGTCGGTGTCTGCCGCTGCGCCCACCGTGTGCCGCCAGACCTCGTGGGCCCGCCATGCCTCATCGCGGCGGGTGTAGAAGATGTGCTGGCCGTCCCGGCTCCACACCAGTCCGAAGCCCACTCCATGCACCGAGTCATCGAAAACCTCGCCGGAGGCGATATCCCGCACCACCAGGTGATAGCGCTCATCGCCACGTTCGTCGAAGAGGAAGGCGATCCGAGACCCTGCCGGGTTCGGCTCAAGGCCACCGAGCTCGAAGAACTCCCGGCCGCCAGCCTCGAGGTTTCCATCAAGAAGCACCTGCTCGCCCTCGAGCACCGCGCCAGGCTTGGGCTCCGGTCGGGTCCCGGTGTCACGTACCCGGCAGTGCGCGTCGTACTGCGCACCAGCCGTCGTACGACTGAAATACCACCACTCGCCCTTGCGCGCCGGAAGGCTGACGTCAGTCTCCTGGATGCGTGCCTTGGTCTCCTCGAAGAGCGTCTGTGCTAGCGGCTCAAGATGAGCCGTGCGCGCAGCGGTGTACGCGTTCTCCGCACGCAAGTGGTCAAGCACGTCAGGGTCCTGCACACTGTCGCCACCAGCGGCCGTCAGCCAGTGATAATCGTCCGGAACAGACTCGCCATGGTGGGTTCGCTCGTGGGGTACGCGACGGGCAACGGGCGGGGTGGAATCAGCACGGGAAGTCACGCCCTAAACGCTATTCGTTGATGCCCGTCTGCTCGACACCGGCGCCCCCGGAACCACCGACGAGGCCACCGGTGGACCTCAAGGTCAGGCGGTCACCGATCGCCCAGCGCCTTGGATTCGGCCGGAGAAACGCTGCCGAAAACTCGGGTCCTTCGCACAGATGAACTCGATGTCATACCAGCCATCGCGCACCGTCCACCGCACCACTTCGACACGACCGCGGTGAACTTTGATCGTCCTGGATTTTCGCTGGTAGGCAAGGGAATTCACATCGAATACGACCTTGGAGTCGCGATCGTTGCGGATTCGAAATGCCAGCCTGGAACCGGTGACCCGAGGCTCAATCGTGGCCTTCGCGGCCGCACCAGATTCCGCACCGGTGGCTTCGAACCAGAACCGATCCGGCCCCTGGACGACCACATCCCAACGACCATCCACGGTAGGCAGCGTGACCTGTTCGCGCTGCCCAGCAGCGACGGTGCAGTGCACCGGTTCGGGCGCCTCGCCACCGAAGGGATAGATCGCATAGGGAGCGCTGGTCGATCCGTCGTTGCAAATCGTCACGGTGACCTTCCCGGCTTCCGCCTGCACGGTCGCGGTGCTGGCATACGGCGTGCGCCGGGCCGGCTTGTGGCCCGATTCCTGGTGCGGGATCGATTGCTTTTCCGGAGGATCCGGCTGCCACCGAGTGACCTTG
Protein-coding regions in this window:
- a CDS encoding DUF4031 domain-containing protein, giving the protein MTVLIDRPIWPGWDTLWSHLVSDSSLEELHETARAIGLPDHLFDQDHYDVPIKLYDQAIACGAEPVEGRELIRRLIGSGLRKR
- a CDS encoding discoidin domain-containing protein; the protein is MIMRILSVFTAMLVSAALFVPSVDASATPASSFTVLDNSDYVEGGVEGALYTSFVPNFECRPYYERDVLPSKAVWQGLVRKYSTRPGPLVLDCEGWFFNGTDAQANLGRLKTLQAWAREIEPTKIIGWYNLAAHTTPENRRYYHELIAADRRTALFPAAYTGSALVDWTPRLKTAWTTARGISTTLPIYVYLWPQYSKRTTAGTWLDFLPTTFWEAQLEMARGMGFDGAVMWGSVTCDTTCRKKAKPVIRSTKAFIDFLQSNPPRSAALGRPTTASQIHSANYPAKYATDGDPTTRWVSKASDPQWLKIDLGSRQKIHSASLLWGSSAKNYTVQVSDDATKWTTVYSTSTGNGGVDYLTGLSGTGRYVRVHGTQRASGNGYYTLFDVGIYATAV
- a CDS encoding S9 family peptidase yields the protein MTSRADSTPPVARRVPHERTHHGESVPDDYHWLTAAGGDSVQDPDVLDHLRAENAYTAARTAHLEPLAQTLFEETKARIQETDVSLPARKGEWWYFSRTTAGAQYDAHCRVRDTGTRPEPKPGAVLEGEQVLLDGNLEAGGREFFELGGLEPNPAGSRIAFLFDERGDERYHLVVRDIASGEVFDDSVHGVGFGLVWSRDGQHIFYTRRDEAWRAHEVWRHTVGAAADTDVRVLAEPDELFNVGIDQSADERWLEIYTESRTTTEVRLLDLDDPTGQPWIVEPRTIGLDYGVEVDGDRILVVHNADRVDFDLAWAPLESPGRSNWQPVDLTTQEGDRLLGVSAFSTFAAVSMRHAGLATLRLLARNADGYTLGPQLAVEPDVYTLGLGANLEYEATSLRVVLESYVLPRSTYEVDVSTGEMTLLHRRDVPGYRPEQYREERLWVESRDGVQVPVSLVRRADIAPDGTHPGLIYGYGAYEISMDPYFSAARLSLLDRGVVFAVAHIRGGGELGRGWYDDGKLLAKPHTFHDFVDCSRALIDQGWVGPDRLAAEGGSAGGLLMGAALNEAPELYRVVHAAVPFVDALNTILRPELPLTVAEWEEWGNPLADPDVYACMRAYSPYENVRPVPYPTVLATTSLHDTRVFVGEPAKWVQALRDTVTSDPQTRPVLLKVEMDGGHGGASGRYDAWRQHAFENAVILDSISTTDRERISQ